The DNA segment CTAACTTTAGACGCTATGTCTTACAACAAACTCAATGTTCTACATTGGCATATTGTAGATGACAATAGTTTTCCTTATGAAAGTTTAGTCTTTCCCGAACTTTCCGCAAAGGGAGCTTATCATCCGTCCATGGTCTACAGTACAAAAGATGTTCAGAGAGTCATTGAATATGCACGCCTAAGAGGCATTCGTGTTATTCCAGAATTCGATTCTCCTGCACATACTACTTCCTGGGGCCAAGGGTATCCGCATTTGCTTACGCAATGCTACGGTATATTATTTTCCAgcattttttccctattttgacCTTATTTCGTAAAAGGGAAAAAATCTAAGTAAAATATCAAGGGTGCCTCTCATGCGATTCTGGCAGGTTTTTCTCATATTGTCCTATAgctaaaattcatgcatttcaaGCTCAAGTATGCCTTGTTAAGATGGTGTAATTTTTTTCGACGAATTTTCATGCCAGTTGCTCGGAAATTTATTCCaacccacaaaaaaataaatctattttgttgttgttgaaaaacatGATATTTGGAGATGGTACAAGCTCCATGCAGTTTTTAACACgtatttctaataataaaaaattgccctcctataaattttattcagaatcatcaatattagctgaatcgagtAGAGACTCAATATTTCACCTTTGCAATTAACCGCAGAATGCGAACAGACTATAACTTTTCAAATTCACTCCATAAGTCCATTTTACCATATAAGGATCCCAAAAAAGgaacccataagtgaaaaagtgggattttcgagtttttggcgctgattatgatttttttgccgTTTTTTTATGCTACTTGTTTCTAAAACACTTAAATACTACTTTAtaaattagatgtttaaatagagttttcaaacatttcattattGTTTTGAGCATTTTCTCTTGTAATAgtgttagaaagtcgcggttgtttaagattttctttactttttgtccaatttgcaATTATAGTAAGATAATacttaattaattacaataaacatgattgtttaaacaacatcTTATTATCGTTACAaaaattctcttagaataatgctcaAGCattacagttttttcaaaaattgttcactttGTGTCTAGTTTTCAACTAGAGtaaggtaaataattaattaaagttaacaaagtCAATTCTTTAAACTATTTATGATTATAGTGAATTgtatttagattgaattatgttaatgttaataattaatttaatttagcaacaaataattatttgaacgaATTATTATCGTCTATAACTATTTTATTCCTTGTAAATACTAGGTAGTTGCGGTTTCTTCAGAAATTTGCACATTTTTACCCACTTTTTACCTAGTTAAGTtataaataatgcaagttaacaaatatAGTtactgaaacaatttattatagttggtaactatcttctcttagagaaattctagaaagttgctgtttctgaaatctttaattttgctTGAACTTTTTACTCATGAGCAAATAATAAATGGACctcaacaagaattattttttaaacagtataGTGTTTTATAGTATAATATTGTTACAATAACTAGTTTTATTAACTATTTAGGAATCTTTATTATCaccagagaataacagaatttattAAAGCCAATACAGAGTTATAAGCAAAATActaatttgtttagacaattatttTGGCTAGATTCAAATAATTAATGGGTCATTCCAAGTGAAAACtagacaaatattgaaaattttctgaaaaagccGCTAATTCTTACTATTAAGGAAAGAGAATATCATGAACCATAATAATTTATTGGTTACACAACTAGTTTTGCTAACTTGGTTTAATAATTCTTTTCCTCTAATTGCAAcctggacaaaaagttaaatatttcggaTAAACTGAAACTATCTAAtattaatatagaagaagatagctataaataatgagaatttgtttagacaattattATTCTCGAAttgaattatatattaatttaatttaagtgaaaaagtagcgaaaagttgaaaatgaaattttcaaacaattaggtttattaacattaattaattattaatttaattaacctCTTAGATAAAATTGATAGaagcattaaaaaacaattttaatgaaaaaaaaaccacaCAGAAATATCATAATTCTTACCAAAACATCGGAAAAGCTATTTTTCACAAATGGTATTTTTATCATATCAAACAGGCTTATAAGTgtgatctttaaaaattaatattttattcgtattctatgtcttattgtgaaaagaaatcttgaatttcaactcgatttagctaacattaaaattctaaataaaattatcaaaaacttcttttttctaatggaaaataTGTATTGAACTTCGCGAGGCTTGCGCTacctcttaaaatatatttttttttaaattatttttgtgtggattcgagcTTTTCTGACGATATGCAaacaaattcgagaaaaaaatttcaatgcattttgGACCAGCCTTATGTTTTTATATAAGGAAAGTTCAATATTCTATGCTCCAAGAGCAGCATCACCGAACAAAAAAACCCTATCAGTTGACCGTGCAGTTATTGCAAGGAACCCTTGCTATTTTTGCATGAGCATCCTGCGCTCCGCATTCTCCCACCATACATGCGAGACACCAAGCGCTGGTAAGGGTATAAGAAACCCTTAACGAAATTGCAAGGGTttcttgcaaaataatatttgctCGCTAAAATTTCGTACTTCaatagaaatagtttaacttcgattttttctctgtattttttagtttaaagaggcttatttagtttttatatagGTGATTGTAACTATATTTGAATTACAGATAGAGACGGTGAATTAAATGGCAAAACTGGTCCTTTGGATCCCACAAATCCGAAGTTGTATGAGTTTTTGGAACGGCTGCTTGAGGAAGTTGTTCAAGTTTTTCCAGATAAATATTTGCACCTCGGAGGAGATGAAGTGCCATTTGATTGTTGGGAAAGTAATCCTAATATTCTCAGTTTCATGAGGGATCATAACATCACTAGAAATTTCACTGagcttgaaaatatatatattagtaAACTTCTGAACGTCACGAATAATCTCAACACGAAAGCCATAGTGTGGCAGgaggtaattaaaattaaaataatttaatttagagaccATTCAAAATCCACCCGCTTTTTAAAACgaagtgacaaattttttaacaaaatagttgaaattttaagttaatagttgaatttcttaaagaaagatgatttttcaagaaagaacttttctatgaaaaaatgtaaatttttaatcaatagggacaaattttcgatccaaaaagataGTGGAACTTTCAATGGCAaaagttaattataaattaaagagttACATTTCAAATGTAATGGTTGAACTTTaaagcgaaaaagacgaatttagaagaaagttcaattttcaactaaaaaatatcaatctttaaccaaaaatgtattcattgatattttaaacaaaaaaaaatttaattttaaatcaaaaaacagattaatggaagtataaatgatatatttacaataaaataattaattcctcaaacaaaaaataattaaacttgaaccatgcagttgcacttttaaccaaaaagatcaaatttctaccaaaagagatgaattcttgtCACGACAGATTTTTCACTTGgatgacaataaaattttttaataaaattggttaatttggAAGCGAAAAGGCGAACTTCGaacacaaaagtttaattttctacccacaattatgaatttttaagcatcaTTTAATATCCAaacgaattattgaattttcaacaaaacagttttatttttaaactaaaaagacgatttttctataaaatagttaaatttttattccagaaatatgaatttttaatgaaaaaattaattttcgaacaaagagttatctttttaatttaaaacaatcaattttcaacaaaaaaatgtagaaatcaaATGTGCAgtttaaaacattgatttttaacaacagaaaatggattttaaactaataaaatgaattttgaacagagtAGGTCGACTTTccacaaattagtttaattttcaataaataagattaaattttcaccaaaatagatgaacctgtaacaaaaatttataattttttcaaaaatgtaataacttaattttcagttgaaaaaattaattttcaaacacaagtagaagaaattttaaccatatagttcactttttaaacaattagataaatcttgaacaaagtatccagttgaattttcaaatcaacaaaattgggtttgaatgaaaaatgtaattgttgagttttaaactaaaaaggatgaattttcaactgaaaaaggaatattctaaattccagtttgaataaaagttaattagaaaaaatgaatttgaaccaaatattgaaatctcaaaccattaaaattaactttgatcaaagtagttcaacttgcaacgaagcaattgaatttccaagttttaaccaagtaattgaatttttaataaaaaaagacaactttctgcgaagaagattaattttgtacgaaaaagactaattgtcatcataatatttacattttcaaccagggagttcaattttatactgaaataattaaatttttaatacaaacaaatgaattcctaaaaaataaagataatttataacaaagtagttgTACTttgaaccaaagtgatgaattttgaactaaacgataagcctgcaataaaaaaattaatttttttactagatagttgaatttttaactgaaaagatgattTCTTATAAAGAAGATTAGTTCACTAtcgaaacgatgaattttcaacaaaatgtatgaattttatactaaatacttgattcaaatttttttttcaattttcaaccaaagaaataaatcttcaacaaaatatttaattaattttaaacgaagaagtgCATATTTTAACCATGTGGTTTAATTTTGGACCAatacagattaaatttttacctagagataaattttgaaaccagaaaaaaatgttaagaaaaatagttaaattttaatctaagaatagcaatttttaacaacaaataaaacaaattcttacaaaaatagataatagtaaataatataatagtagagtcttgagcaaaaaaaaacaatttataaacaaaaatagttggatattcTTATTTAGTTCTATTCATTTATCTTTACTGATGAAATAAAATCACTACTCACATTTTTTTccggcaattaaaaaaaaattgtaatcacaTTTATATTTCTTATGTGTATTGTCTCAATCTATGTTAACCCGACCCACTCTACGTAACAAATCGTCACTAAActtataacccccccccccctcccttgcCTAACAATGTGaagtagtttttgaacggcccctttTGATTACATAGTTGAGTAATTAATCATTACCATTAATAAATGTATATGAATGCATTAATCCTATTGACACCGATAATAAAATAGTACGGCAAACTGTGAAACAGACATGATTTTCCTTCATGTTTGATATTCCCGTATTCGTACAGGTGTTCGATAACGGAGTGAAAATTCATCCAGGGACAGTAGTGCACGTTTGGACCGGGGCATGGCAGCAGGAAGTTATTAAAGTAACGAAAGCTAGATTTCCGGTATTACTTTCTACTTGTTGGTACCTCGATCACATTGCAGGTGGTGGGGACTGGGAGAAGTTTTATAATTGTGATCCTCTTTCCTTCGACGGATCAACTGACCAAAAGAAACTTATGATGGGTGGCGAAGCCTGCATGTGGTCCGAATTTGTTGACAGGTATTTATTACaagttaaaacttcatttattacttattagaaattattcaagGCAAGAGCCGCCCGCCTACAAAAAAGGATTTCCTAACTTATTAAGACGCTAATTAAGCCGTTAAAATCTCTACCTCCCGTACGTTTCTTTTCGCCTTTTCGCCGCCCCCCTTCCATAATTCATCTCCTCTCACTTCAATACCTTTCCCATAATATCCCTCTCATCACTCTCCTTAAATTTACATCCCTTTTCCTATTTCTAACGCCACTAATTCCCTTTTACTCACTTTTCGAAATTCTCCTTTAATCCGTTCTTTGCTCTGCTTATTTATCCCTCACTTCTGTATCCTCCAATTCCCTACCAGAATTTCCCCTACCCACTCACCCCCACTTCCCTGTTATCCCTCACTTATCATAATTCTCTTCTCACCCCCTCCCATCTCCACTTCACCAATCCATACTTTCCTACGCTACTTCTCTACCTCTACTCACTGCTCACTTTCTTACTATCTCACGTAGCACATTCTCTCCCTATCATCACCAGCCCTCTTATTACTCCCCCTTCACCGATCAAATCTTTTCCTACTTCTGTTACCTCTACACCCTCTCCTCACATCTCATACTACTTCTCCCATCCTCTCCCTTTTAAATCTAATATTCATTTGTTCAATTCCCCTATTACACTAGCCATACTCATCACTTCTCTACTATCCCTACTGTCATATTAACTTCATTACACCAATATAACTCCCATTACTTCCCCCTTCACTGCTCAGCCCTTCCTCTACTTCCACCGCATCTACTTTCCCTCTCCTCACTTCTTATACTTTTCCATCCATCCTATTCCTTCTCTACTTTACTAGCCGTCACTTCATTTTTCCTATTTCCCTAACCCTACTCACCACTCACATCGCTACTAACCTAACTATCAAATTCTCACCCTTCCCCTACCACACTCATTTTTCCCTACTTCCCTCCCCAACCAAGAAACAAAATACAACGGATGGATAAGCATCCAATCGAAACCGACGTAATTTTTTCTAACTCCGACTactcattattttagtaaaaaaattgtaaattgccaATGACTTCatttagaaagttttattttttaaaattatttcactttttctaTTCTTGACACTTTTCGAGTCTCCATTTTGAAACGCAAACTGCACTATTTTACTAAAGGCTGACACCCTTCAACTCGGTTTTTACAaagatggttttttttttatttggaaacttaTTTTAGGTAGTCCAGAAAGGCTTAAAATAGATACAAAATTTCGTTTAGCTCtttaacgattttttcatttttttttacaaaacagggTAGTTTTCATATAAAAGGTAGTCCACATATTACGTGACGCTCTGAAGGGGGGAGGGGGTTCTGTCCGGACATTACAAAGTGACAAAAATAAATCTAATAGTTGCTATTTTCattcaagtaattgaatttttgatacaaagaaactaatttgatagaaaataatttaatttcaaatgtaaaaagttaaatcttcgacaaaaatgttgattttcagcCAACGtgaaagaatttttatccaagaaaaattacttttctatcatgaaagatgaattgtcaatccACGATAGCTGactttaacaacatagttaaattttcaataaaataattaaacacttaacaaattaaatacgtcttttaccaaatagctgaacttttaacctaaaaagatgattttttaaagaaaaagattaattttttagcaaaacatgaattttcaataacatactccaatttgcaaccaaatagtgtaatccttaataaaaaaagattcattttaagtCGAATTAAGttgtattaaattttcattttaaaaattgttaaaaaactaattgtcaattagttgaattaaataaagacagacaactttttaactaaatagttgaatcctcaaacaaatagctgaattttcaacaaacaagattaattttctgcacaagtgaacgaatgtttaacaaaatagctaataATTCTAAAGCTGAAAAGTCGAACTTTTTATAGTTGACTTCTAAaccggaaaaaataattttttacaagaaagttattttcaatgaggaaaaatgatttttcaacgaaaaatatcatttttcaacaaaaaagattaatatttttcacccaaatagacaaacttttaacagaatacatccactttttaccaaatatttaaatattaaacttacaaagtaaaatttttcaacaacaaatggaCTAGTTACATGTTCAaataaagaacattaatttttaaccaaattttctatgaaaatagttgaattttcaaaccaaaaaggaaaattttctgaaatactgttcaattttcaacccaaaaatacaaatttttcaacaaaaaagataatttgcaacaaaaaagtttaattatcaactgagatgatgaatcttcaacaacaaaaatgaatatctcacaaagtaattcaacttcaaaccaggtagttcatttttcaatgaaaaaagaaattcttaacaaaacatacAACACTCCGTATTTCcacacgaaaaattaaattttaaataaaaaatagataaatatatccgagaaagacgaattttcaacaaaacagataaatcctcaaccaaaacagattaatatttaattaagcaGTTGCGTTTTGgaccaaaaaggatacatttttaaaaaagaagattaatttaagacaaaaaaatggtttctaggctgaatatttaaattttaaacctagtatatgaattttcatctaaaataaggAATCTTTATCAATTCAACCAACTGAATCAAAGCGTTTCATTAGCAaccaagaaaaagattttttcaaacaagaatatatcttttactacaaaaaaatatggaTTATCAACAATACAGTTCAATTTGTAaggaaaaagtataatatttaactaaacgagattaataacaaattaaaaatataatgttagaCTTGAAAAAAACTGTTAGCCCATTAAAGAAATTACAGATGGCCCCTAATCATTTAAGTTTATATGTTAtctaagttaatattttaattatatcacaCACTAGCATCAGATAGGTTAAACACATCATTCATTGTTCTATTGACAATTGTataaaattacattaatattccctgtttaaaaagaggAGGGTGTCAGTTTCAGTGTTTCATGAACTCttgacagggggggggggggcgtcactGAAATGTTACAAATTGTCAGAATAGGGAGAGATCAAATATATTTTAGAGGAATGTCCGAAAAATCACTGGAAATATCGTTTCTTGATATGTGGACGCTCCATATAGaggttgtttttttaaaacttattttgggTAGTCAGAAAAGGCTTAAGATAGAAGAAAATTGTATAGTTTACCTATTTtacgctttttaaaatttttcacagaagCTGTATAGTTTTTACATATAGGagtttttttggtgaattttttttagtttttcggaGATTCTTAAAATCCATTGCAAATTGGATAGtccaaaaattcattgaaattttttttctctctagaGGGAAAGTCACCCCTCCCCCTGTCAAAATTTCCATTTCCGCAGGAGATGAAtccgtcattttttatttttcaaaattcaaatattaacacgtgccactaGTTACTTCAAAATCCCATTGGATTTACATGGGGGAATtttggattttagaaaaattgaactcatgattcaaggtttcatcgaaacgtgcctaGCTTTGTAGAGATTGAAGGGAAGTGTccacgaaataaaaccatactaaaaACTTTCGTTTAACCCAACCTCGCTCTCCCCCCTGCGGCACCACAAAAATGacccaaaaagaaaaaactacatttttacgtattattgttaatttttagcagcTTCTGTCATTCTTTCCTAACAGATAATTACGaatagataatttgaaaatttcccacgGCCTTCTGAACAaaactttaactgtttaaaaaaagttacttatttcaacaattattcattcccaaaaatgtacaaattaattgtattttctgattcaaatgtaatagttggtcattgtttataatattaaattttttcaaaacattatgcaattatttcaactattagttattgttcttttacaaaatttataaaaattgagtcagatggtccaatttttctgaaattggtatcctatgctactttttgttaattaataacaaaatttggatacatttcttctaatttttaacaaatatatattttatccaacaatttttattaactcaagcattttctttttgataattaaaaaaagtgaaataaacaaatgtttaatgtttaaacaaatgcaatttgttgTGAATTCAGTTAAAATCGTATCGttattgtttaaaagatttttattcgttcaagcagttttctattaaaaaattcgatccgATAATATAAAATCTAACACatcgaattattttcattaatatatatTAACATACGTTTCTTGTGTATTTCAGTATGTCAGCTTAATATTCATGAAAGACTTTCAAATGCtgtaataaaatataatcaaaatccatttaaattacatctctgataaaaaaatatattttttgggcaaaaaatgttttctttctgttatctgaaaactgttttctgtaattttttactacttttagTAAGTACTGTTTTTGATTATCATATAGCcaataaatattgttcaataaaacatatttgttaaaaattagaagaaatgtattaaaatgttgtaattatttaacaacaagtagcgtaggataccaatttgagagAAAATTGGACATATGtgactcaatttttataaatgtctttaatgaacaataatttatggtttaaataattaaagaattgttttaaaaaatgcactattcCAAACAATGaacaactattatatttcaatcagaaaatacgattattgtttacattttttgagaatgAATTCACATTGccaattagtaattatttgtatgaaaagacgacagaaatttctcaaaattaacaataatacgtaaaaatgtagtttttttattttcggtcATATTTGAAGCGCTgcatgagggggggggggggggactacgggttaaaaataaaagttattaatatagttttattttctagacactcctcttcaacccctaaaaaacttggcacatTTTAATTAAACCCTGGAGcacgagttcaatttttcgaatgtCCAAGATTTCCCCATGATAATAAAATGGTATTTTGAAGTGCCCGGCAGTAcgtgttaatatttaattcaaaaaaatgaaggattTATTTCCTCGGGAAATGAAAACTTTGCGTATAAGCGCAGCGTGAAGCGATATGGAATGGAGATGTcgatatcaaaataaatttaaaaaaatagcagtaaatttgTTAGTTGCGCTTAACAATGGCCATAAAAACCACAATTCATGAAAcaataaaaagtacaaaattccaTTAGAGAGGGGCTAGCTTTACTGCTTTTATACATAATAGTTTATTAGATTATAATTTTATCATCCTAGAAGATGCTTTTGAAaagcgaaattttttatttttattttaagaaacaacTTGCATCAAAGAATTTGGCCCCGGGCGAGTGCAGTTGCTGAGAGACTGTGGAGTTTTGACGTTCAACCCAAGTATAATGTCTCCAGGCGCCTAGAAGAGCACGCCTGTCGTATGAACAAGCGTGGTGTGTCTGCTCAACCTCCCAATGGAGCTGGTTTTTGCAtcgtctaaaatttcaaaaattctttctcCTACAAatcatatatatttcaaaataaatccatAACTCTTCTTAATACTATACAAATGATAATTAGTTTtctaagaaattccattttttatagtttaaaaaaacgtatagtCAGTGTTATGAAAGCTTTTGTCCAGACAGATTTAATAA comes from the Belonocnema kinseyi isolate 2016_QV_RU_SX_M_011 chromosome 6, B_treatae_v1, whole genome shotgun sequence genome and includes:
- the LOC117174837 gene encoding beta-hexosaminidase subunit beta-like; the protein is MLLIAVILVLLSTSLTDANNRFFGPWFPATEGEPWPLPWRRVLGNNSLILQPNSFAIEATDADCPILKEAIHRYRSIIFEESRSAARFSQENEKPNGIIEARLNGILIQKLKSCETQPYFGMDESYELLITEISDVAILRANTVWGALRGFETFTHLLSPSGDGATLKLVSQRIHDKPRLPHRGLLLDTSRHFIPVDDILLTLDAMSYNKLNVLHWHIVDDNSFPYESLVFPELSAKGAYHPSMVYSTKDVQRVIEYARLRGIRVIPEFDSPAHTTSWGQGYPHLLTQCYDRDGELNGKTGPLDPTNPKLYEFLERLLEEVVQVFPDKYLHLGGDEVPFDCWESNPNILSFMRDHNITRNFTELENIYISKLLNVTNNLNTKAIVWQEVFDNGVKIHPGTVVHVWTGAWQQEVIKVTKARFPVLLSTCWYLDHIAGGGDWEKFYNCDPLSFDGSTDQKKLMMGGEACMWSEFVDRNNLHQRIWPRASAVAERLWSFDVQPKYNVSRRLEEHACRMNKRGVSAQPPNGAGFCIV